One Microbacterium marinum genomic window, CGCCGCGCAGCGCGCCGGCGAGGATGTCGTCCTCGTCGACGTGCGCAGCGAGGAGGCGTGGAACCAGGGGCACGCACGCGGCGCCCTGCACATCCCCTACCGCGAGATCGCCGCACGAGCGGGCGCGGAGATCCCCCGCGACGCGAACGTCGTCGTCTACTGCTGGAGCCCCGGCTGCAACGCCGGAGCGAAGGGCGCGGTGGAGTTCGCCCGCCTCGGCTACGCCGTCCGGGAGATGATCGGCGGGTACGAGTACTGGGCGCGCGAGGGCTACCCGGTCGAGGGAGCAGAGGGTCCCCTCCCCCGCACATTCGACCCGCTCGTCATGGTCGTGCGCCCGTCCGCGTCCACCTGACGCGGCACAGTCGCCTCACGCCGTCGCGAGACCGGCCTCGAGCACCTCTGGATACCGATGCGCCGCAGCGCCCGCCAGGACGGGAACGGCGGTCTCGTACGGGGCGCCAGACTCGACGTCGCACACGATCGCGGTGATGTTGTCGCGTGACGACGCCTCGAGCGCGACATCGACGAGCTGTCGCGCCGCCTTCGTCACGTCCTCTGCCGACGAGAGGATGCTGAGGATCTCCGCCTCTGGCACGTAGTCCGTCAGACCGTCACTGCACAGCAGCCATCGGTCGCCCAGGGCCGCCGCCCGCGACTCCACGCGGACGACGTCTCCATCGGCTCCGCTGAGGGACGCGGTGATGATGTTCCGCCGCGGGTGCGACCAGGCGGCGTCCGACGTGATGAGGCCCCGGTCGACGAGTGCCTGGACGAACGAGTCGTCGCGCGTCTCGCGCGTGAGCTCCCCGTCGCGGAGGAGATATGCGCGGGAGTCGCCGGTGTGAGCGAGAAGCAGACCGGCGTCCTCCACCAACCAGATTCCGGTGAGCGTGCTCGCCATCCCCGCGAGGTCGGGATCCCGGCGGATGAAGGCGCCCAGATCCCAATTCGCCATCCGCAGACGGACGATGAGGTCCTCCGCGTCTCGCACAGAGAGGCTCGAGGCGATCAATCGGTGGATCAGCGCCGCCGACGCAAGGTCGCCGGACGGGCCGCCACCGACACCGTCGGCGACCGCCGCAGCGAGCTGCGACGTGAAAGCGGCATCCTGATTGACATCGCGAAACGCGCCGACGTCTGAAGCGACGCCGGCGCGTATGCGCAGAGTCGAGGTGCTCAGCGTGCGAAGTACCCGCGGTAGTACTCGTACACCCAGCCGACGATCGCGACGGCGAAGACGCCGATGCCGATCGGGACCATCCACTCGCCGACGGCGAGTCCGATGAAGGCGAGTGCCGCCGAGCCGGCGAGCACGAGCGGCCACCACGACCACGGCGAGAATTCGCCCATCTCGGGGTCACCGTCGTCGATGTCGGCCGTCAGCGAGTCCTCGGGCAGCTCTCCACCCTGGGCGCGCTCGACACGCGACGTGTAGAACGCGATCATCGCGGCCATCATCGTGACGAACACGAGGGCGACGGATCCGACCCACTCGATCGCGTTGTACCAGACGAGCGAGGGGTGAGCGAGGATGCTCCAGACCGTGTAGACCACGGCCACGAGGCCGAAGAAGGCCGCGAGGATCCACCACAGGTTGACGTTGGTCTTCATTACTTGACCTCACCGTTCGCCAGGTCCATCACGGGTGCGTCGGGCGCGTCCTTCGCCGGGCCGACGCCGACCGGGATCCCGGCCTCAGGGTGGTTCAGATCGAATGCCGGACGCTCACTGCGGATGCGCGGGATCGAGGTGAAGTTGTGCCGCGGCGGCGGGCAGCTGGTGGCCCACTCGAGCGAACCGCCGTACCCCCAGGGGTCGTTGACGGTGACCTTCGGCGCCGTACGCGCCGTGATCCACACGTTCAGCAGGAACGGCACCATGGATGCCGCCAGGATCATCGATCCGATCGTCGAGACCTGGTTCTGCCACGTCCAGCCGTCCGCGGCCGAGTAGTCGGCGTAGCGGCGGACCATGCCGTCCGCGCCCAGCCAGTGCTGGATGAGGAAGGTCATGTGGAAGCCGATGAACAGCAGCCAGAAGTGGACGAGGCCGAGGCGCTCGTTCAGCATCTTGCCGGTCCACTTCGGCCACCAGAAGTAGAAGCCCGCGAACATCGCGAACACGACGGTGCCGAAGACGACGTAGTGGAAGTGGGCGACGACGAAGTACGAGTCGGAGACGGCGAAGTCGAGCGGCGGCGACGAGAGGATGACACCGGTCAGACCACCGAAGACGAACGACACCAGGAAGCCCAGCGAGAACACCATCGGCGTCTCGAAGGTGATCGAGCCTCGCCACATCGTGCCGATCCAGTTGAAGATCTTCACACCCGTCGGGACGGCGATGAGCATCGTCATGAGGGCGAAGAAGGGCAGCAGGACCGCGCCGGTGACGTACATGTGGTGCGCCCACACCGACACCGACAGCGCCGCGATGGCGATGGTCGCGTAGACGAGGGTCTTGTAGCCGAAGATCGGCTTGCGGCTGAAGACCGGGAAGATCTCCGACACGATGCCGAAGAACGGCAGCGCGATGATGTAGACCTCGGGGTGGCCGAAGAACCAGAAGAGGTGCTGCCACAGCAGCGCACCGCCGTTGGCCGGGTCGTAGATGTGCGCGCCGAGGATGCGGTCGGCGGCGGCGGCCAGGATGGCCGCGGCCAGCACGGGGAACGCCATCAGGATCAGGATGCTGGTGACGAGGGTGTTCCAGCTGAAGATCGGCATGCGCCACATCGTCATGCCGGGGGCGCGCATCGTCATGATCGTCGTGATGAAGTTCACGGCGCCGAGGATCGTGCCGAAACCGCTCATGCCGAGGCCGAGCATCCAGAGATCGCCACCCGCACCCGGCGAGAACGTCTCATTGGCGAGCGGCTGGTAGGCGAACCAACCGAACGCCGCGGCACCCTGCGGGGTGAGGAAGCCGGCGACCGCGATCAGCGAGCCGAAGGTGAACAGCCAGAAGGCGAACGCGTTCAGACGGGGGAACGCCACGTCGGGGGCGCCGATCTGCAGCGGCAGCAGGGCGTTGGCGAAGCCGGCGAACAGCGGCGTCGCGAACATCAGCAGCATGATCGTGCCGTGCATCGTGAAGAGCTGGTTGTACTGCTCCTTGGTCGGCACGACCTGCATGCCGGGCTCGAACAGCTCCGCACGGATGATCAGCGCCATGACGCCGCCGAGCATGAAGAACATGACGGAGGCGATCAGGTACATGTACCCGATCGTCTTGTGGTCGGTGGAGGTGATCCACTTGACGATGATGTTGCCCTTGTGCTCCACGCGGCTGCTGCTGAGCAGCGCCGCCTGGCGCGGCGGGAGCGGCTGTCCGGAGGGGACGTTGGTGGCCATCAGTTCTCTGCTCCCTCGGCTTCGCCCGAACCGTCGGTTCCGGGCAGGTTCTGCTGACGGTCGTAGACGTCGTCGATGTCACCGGTCTGGCCGGCGGCCTCGAGCTCGGCGAGGTAGTCCTGATACTCGTCCTGCGAGACGACCTTCACGTTGAAGAGCATCATCGAGTGGTACTGGCCGCAGAGCTCGGCGCACTTGCCGGCGAACTCGCCCTCCTTGGTGGGGATGAACGACCAGTAGTTGTCGCGCTCCGGGATCATGTCCTTCTTGTAGAGGAAGTCGATGATCCAGAAGGAGTGGATGACGTCGCGGGACTCGAGCTTCAGGGTGACCTTCTGGTTCACCGGGAGGACGAGCTCGGGGACCTCGTTGATGACATTGCCCTCGGCGTCCGTCTGCGCCTGGACGCCCATGGTCCAGACCGCGTCCGACGGGTCTTCGCAGTCGTTGCCGGTGTACTGGAAGTCCCACGCCCACTGCTTGCCGATGGCCGTGATGCAGACGTCGGGGTCCTCGTACTGCGTCTCGAGGATGGCCTGGTCCCGTGCAGTGAACGCGAAGAAGCCGAGCACCAGGATGACCGGCGCGATCGTGAAGAACATCTCGATCGGCATGTTGTAGCGCAGCTGCACCGGCAGGCCGGACTGGCCCTTGCGCCGGCGGTAGGCGATCGCGGCGAAGCCCATCAGCGCCCAGGTGATCACACCCACCGCCAGCACGACGATCCACGACGTGGTCCACAGACCGGCGATCATCGAGGTCTGGTTGGTCGCCTGACCACCTTCCTCGTCGAAGCCGGGGAGGAAGCCGTTCGCAGTGGTAGGGCTACACGCCGCCAGGGTGATCGCAGTGGCGATCCCCAGCGGAACGATGGCCCAACGGAGTCGGCGTTTGACGCGCACGGTGCACCTTTCGGGGACATGAAGGTCAGACTCATGCCAGTCTAGGGCAACCTCTCAAGCGATTCCGGCCAACCGCTCAGGTAGGCACGGCCGAAAGTGAGGGGCCCGGATGGATCAGTGGAAGCTGTCGCCGCAGGCGCAGCTGCCGGCGGCGTTGGGGTTGTCGATCGTGAAGCCCTGCTCGGAGATCGTGTCCTTGAAATCGATCTTCGCGCCGTCCAGGTACGGCACGGACATGTCGTCGACGATCACCTCGACGCCGTCGAAGTCGACTGTCTGGTCGCCATCGAGGTAGCGCTCGTCGAAGTAGAGCTGGTAGATGAGACCCGAACAGCCACCCGGCTGCACGGCGACGCGAAGACGCAGGTCGTCGCGGTTCTCCTGCTGCAGGAGGCTCTTCACCTTCGCGGCCGCGGCGTCGCTCAGGGCGACACCGTGCGCGGGCGTGGTCTCGGTGGTCGGCGTGGCGATGTCGGTCATGACTCTCCCCGGGTTCGGGCCACCAGTGCTCTTCAGGAGCGGGAGTGGCGTGCTCTGTCGATTCTACGCCGCGTCGCCGTCAGAGGACGGTCGCGTCGAGGCTTTCCAGGAGCAAAGCCTCGGAGACGAGTGCGTTGCGGAACGTATCGATGTGAAGCGACTCGTTGGGGCTGTGGGCACGCGCGTGCGGGTCCTCCACACCCGTGACCAGGATCTGCGCGGCGGGGAACTCGCGCACCAGGTCGGCGATGAAGGGGATCGAGCCACCCACACCGATGTCGACGGGATCGACGCCGTAGCCGGAGGCGAGTGCGGTGCGCGCCTGCGCCACCGCCCACCCCGTCGTGTCGACGAGGAACGGGTCGCCGAAGTCGACGTCACGGAAGGTGAGCTTCGCGCCGAACGGCGCGTGCTCGCGCAGGTGCGCCTCGATCGCCTCGAACGCCTCGCGTGCCTCCTGCCCCGGTGCGATCCGGCTGCTGATCACGACGGTCGTCTTCGGGGAGAGCGTGTTGGAGGCGTTGCGCACGCTCGGAGCATCGATGCCCGTCACCGTGATCGAGGGCTTGTTCCAGATGCGGCTGAGGATGGAATCCCGGCCGATCGGCGACACCTCCGCCGGGAGCCCCGCCTCATCGCGGAGGGTCTCCTCGGTGTAGGCGGGGGTTTCGGCGTCGCGATGCCGGAGCCCCGCCACCGCCACCGCGCCCTCCTCATCCCACAGGGAGTTCAGGAGGCGAACCGTCGCGAGCATCGCGTCGGGCACGGCGCCGCCGAACATGCCCGAGTGCGACGCGTGGTCGAGGGTCTCGATGTCGAGGGTGAACCGGACGTTGCCGCGCAGCGACACCGTCAGGGCAGGCGTCGTGGCATCCCAGTTGCCGGAATCGGCGACGACGATGACGTCGGCACGGAGGGCGTCGGCGTTGTCACTCAAGAACTGGGCGAAGGACGCGGAACCAGCCTCCTCCTCACCCTCGAAGAAGATGTTGACGCCGAGGTCGAAGTCCGATCCCAGCACCTCGGTGATCGCGCGCAGCGCGCCGACGTGCGCCATGATGCCCGCCTTGTCGTCGGCGGCACCCCGCCCGTAGATGCGACCGTCGCGGACCGTCGGCTCGAACGGCGGGGTCTCCCACAGCTCCTCGTCGCCCACCGGCTGCACGTCGTGGTGGGCGTACAGGAGGATCGTGGGGCGCCCGTTGCGGGCTGCGCGCGAAGCGAGCACGGCCGGCATGCCCTCTTCCCCCGTCTCGGCCACCGTCGCCGTCTTGATCTCGACGCGATCGAACAGGTCCAGACCGTCGAGCAGACCCTTCACGGCCTCAGCGCTGCGCTCGACCTCGCCACGGTCGAAACCGGGGAAGGCGATGGAGGGGATGCGCACGAGCGCGCCCAGGTCGGCGATGGCGGCGGGGACGGCGGCGAGACCGGCCTCGCGCACCGCCTCGGATCGGGGGGTGTCTGAGGTCATGCGGGTAATCTTATGGCGCACGCTTTCCCGACGATCCCGAGGACCCTCCCCCGTGGCCAAGACTCCGCCTCCCGCCGACACCGCACCCGACGCCCCGAGCGGCCCCGGGAAGAACCGCCCGACGCCCTCGCGCTCGGAACAGGAGGCCGCCCGGAAGCGACCCCTCGTCGCCAATACCAAGGAGGCCCGCGCACGCGCGAAGGCCGAGCTCGCCGCGCAGCGTGAGAAGGCACGCGTCGGCATGGCCAACGGTGAAGAGCGGTACCTCACTCCGCGCGATCGCGGGCCGCAGCGGCGCTTCGCGCGCGACTACACGGATGCCGGGTGGCACGCGGGCGAGCTGGTCATGCCGCTGCTGGTGCTCGTCATCCTGGTGGCACTGGTGCCGAACAACACGGTCGTCTTCTACGCCTACGTGG contains:
- a CDS encoding rhodanese-like domain-containing protein is translated as MTHPDPLSYFEHKLRHETDPSDVYAAQRAGEDVVLVDVRSEEAWNQGHARGALHIPYREIAARAGAEIPRDANVVVYCWSPGCNAGAKGAVEFARLGYAVREMIGGYEYWAREGYPVEGAEGPLPRTFDPLVMVVRPSAST
- a CDS encoding PP2C family protein-serine/threonine phosphatase; its protein translation is MDGPDRHRRLRRRDRRLGVRVLPRVLRTLSTSTLRIRAGVASDVGAFRDVNQDAAFTSQLAAAVADGVGGGPSGDLASAALIHRLIASSLSVRDAEDLIVRLRMANWDLGAFIRRDPDLAGMASTLTGIWLVEDAGLLLAHTGDSRAYLLRDGELTRETRDDSFVQALVDRGLITSDAAWSHPRRNIITASLSGADGDVVRVESRAAALGDRWLLCSDGLTDYVPEAEILSILSSAEDVTKAARQLVDVALEASSRDNITAIVCDVESGAPYETAVPVLAGAAAHRYPEVLEAGLATA
- a CDS encoding cytochrome c oxidase subunit 4, encoding MKTNVNLWWILAAFFGLVAVVYTVWSILAHPSLVWYNAIEWVGSVALVFVTMMAAMIAFYTSRVERAQGGELPEDSLTADIDDGDPEMGEFSPWSWWPLVLAGSAALAFIGLAVGEWMVPIGIGVFAVAIVGWVYEYYRGYFAR
- the ctaD gene encoding cytochrome c oxidase subunit I encodes the protein MATNVPSGQPLPPRQAALLSSSRVEHKGNIIVKWITSTDHKTIGYMYLIASVMFFMLGGVMALIIRAELFEPGMQVVPTKEQYNQLFTMHGTIMLLMFATPLFAGFANALLPLQIGAPDVAFPRLNAFAFWLFTFGSLIAVAGFLTPQGAAAFGWFAYQPLANETFSPGAGGDLWMLGLGMSGFGTILGAVNFITTIMTMRAPGMTMWRMPIFSWNTLVTSILILMAFPVLAAAILAAAADRILGAHIYDPANGGALLWQHLFWFFGHPEVYIIALPFFGIVSEIFPVFSRKPIFGYKTLVYATIAIAALSVSVWAHHMYVTGAVLLPFFALMTMLIAVPTGVKIFNWIGTMWRGSITFETPMVFSLGFLVSFVFGGLTGVILSSPPLDFAVSDSYFVVAHFHYVVFGTVVFAMFAGFYFWWPKWTGKMLNERLGLVHFWLLFIGFHMTFLIQHWLGADGMVRRYADYSAADGWTWQNQVSTIGSMILAASMVPFLLNVWITARTAPKVTVNDPWGYGGSLEWATSCPPPRHNFTSIPRIRSERPAFDLNHPEAGIPVGVGPAKDAPDAPVMDLANGEVK
- the coxB gene encoding cytochrome c oxidase subunit II, translated to MRVKRRLRWAIVPLGIATAITLAACSPTTANGFLPGFDEEGGQATNQTSMIAGLWTTSWIVVLAVGVITWALMGFAAIAYRRRKGQSGLPVQLRYNMPIEMFFTIAPVILVLGFFAFTARDQAILETQYEDPDVCITAIGKQWAWDFQYTGNDCEDPSDAVWTMGVQAQTDAEGNVINEVPELVLPVNQKVTLKLESRDVIHSFWIIDFLYKKDMIPERDNYWSFIPTKEGEFAGKCAELCGQYHSMMLFNVKVVSQDEYQDYLAELEAAGQTGDIDDVYDRQQNLPGTDGSGEAEGAEN
- the erpA gene encoding iron-sulfur cluster insertion protein ErpA; this translates as MTDIATPTTETTPAHGVALSDAAAAKVKSLLQQENRDDLRLRVAVQPGGCSGLIYQLYFDERYLDGDQTVDFDGVEVIVDDMSVPYLDGAKIDFKDTISEQGFTIDNPNAAGSCACGDSFH
- a CDS encoding dipeptidase, coding for MTSDTPRSEAVREAGLAAVPAAIADLGALVRIPSIAFPGFDRGEVERSAEAVKGLLDGLDLFDRVEIKTATVAETGEEGMPAVLASRAARNGRPTILLYAHHDVQPVGDEELWETPPFEPTVRDGRIYGRGAADDKAGIMAHVGALRAITEVLGSDFDLGVNIFFEGEEEAGSASFAQFLSDNADALRADVIVVADSGNWDATTPALTVSLRGNVRFTLDIETLDHASHSGMFGGAVPDAMLATVRLLNSLWDEEGAVAVAGLRHRDAETPAYTEETLRDEAGLPAEVSPIGRDSILSRIWNKPSITVTGIDAPSVRNASNTLSPKTTVVISSRIAPGQEAREAFEAIEAHLREHAPFGAKLTFRDVDFGDPFLVDTTGWAVAQARTALASGYGVDPVDIGVGGSIPFIADLVREFPAAQILVTGVEDPHARAHSPNESLHIDTFRNALVSEALLLESLDATVL
- a CDS encoding DUF3043 domain-containing protein, translated to MAKTPPPADTAPDAPSGPGKNRPTPSRSEQEAARKRPLVANTKEARARAKAELAAQREKARVGMANGEERYLTPRDRGPQRRFARDYTDAGWHAGELVMPLLVLVILVALVPNNTVVFYAYVGLWAYILFVVADMIILSRKVKSLAKDKWGDRREKGLGWYAAMRSVQMRFMRLPKPQVTRGQYPS